One Orrella dioscoreae genomic window carries:
- a CDS encoding LysR family transcriptional regulator, whose translation MTLAQLRYFLAIVRAGSMSAAAELVHVAQPALSQQIRQLEGELGQALFRRHARGIRLTDAGLRFQERAFGILRQVDALRDEFISTRAEPVGQVTLGMATAVNTAFLLPICLAVRQRHPGITLRLVESMSGFLMEWAEQGRVDLALAYEAASAPGLDAQRLGRESLFLIAAPDWRAPVKRRLGLADLARIPMVLPGFPHSLRILLDRSFAQRGLRLNVTAEVDSTLGMKQLVAAGVGCSILSRHSVAEEVGRGELAALPIARPGVSRSIDLLTGVQRRSDPAVQAVRAVVEEVVRAGLAPQEG comes from the coding sequence ATGACCCTTGCCCAGTTGCGTTATTTCCTTGCCATCGTGCGCGCCGGCAGCATGTCCGCCGCCGCCGAGCTGGTGCACGTCGCCCAGCCGGCGTTGTCCCAGCAGATCCGCCAGTTGGAAGGCGAACTGGGTCAGGCGCTGTTCCGCCGCCACGCGCGCGGCATCCGCCTGACGGACGCGGGCCTGCGTTTCCAGGAGCGGGCCTTCGGCATCCTGCGGCAGGTGGACGCCCTGCGCGACGAGTTCATCTCCACGCGCGCCGAGCCGGTAGGCCAGGTCACGCTGGGCATGGCGACCGCCGTGAACACGGCCTTCCTGCTGCCCATCTGCCTGGCGGTGCGCCAGCGCCATCCCGGCATTACGCTGCGGCTGGTGGAAAGCATGAGCGGTTTCCTGATGGAGTGGGCCGAGCAGGGACGCGTGGACCTGGCGCTGGCCTATGAGGCCGCGTCGGCGCCGGGGCTGGACGCGCAGCGGCTGGGGCGCGAGTCCCTGTTCCTGATTGCCGCGCCGGATTGGCGCGCCCCGGTCAAGCGGCGGCTCGGGCTGGCAGACCTGGCGCGGATCCCCATGGTGCTGCCCGGCTTCCCGCACAGCCTGCGCATCCTGCTGGACCGCAGCTTCGCGCAGCGCGGCCTGCGCCTGAACGTGACGGCCGAAGTGGACTCCACGCTGGGCATGAAGCAACTGGTGGCGGCCGGCGTGGGTTGCAGCATCCTGTCGCGCCACAGCGTGGCCGAGGAGGTGGGGCGGGGGGAGCTGGCGGCCCTGCCCATCGCACGGCCCGGTGTGTCGCGGTCCATCGACTTGCTGACCGGCGTGCAGCGGCGTTCCGACCCGGCGGTGCAGGCCGTGCGGGCGGTGGTGGAGGAAGTGGTGCGCGCAGGCTTGGCCCCG